In Heptranchias perlo isolate sHepPer1 chromosome 13, sHepPer1.hap1, whole genome shotgun sequence, the genomic stretch CAAATTCTGCTGcactggaagggaaaaaaatatattATTCTGGTTAAAATCATGCAAACTTTGGTCAAATTAACTTAttatttttatgatgtggagatgccggtgatggactggggttgacaattgtaaacaattttacaacataacttggtgttgtaaaattgtttactattattTTTATGAACAATGACGGATGGGaacagaccctctggtccatccagccagtcccacacaACTCCGATGCCTTGTGCACTTTAGGGATCAATAAATAAAATAGATCTTGGGACAGTTAGTTTCAATACTTTCACCCACTTAGTCCACCATCTTTCACCCGTCCTATTTACTTTCTTTCATCCCGCTGACTTGCTTTCTCCTACTCTCCCAGggctgcggtgggggggggggcgtgggggaggggagagagtgagggaggaagtgtTAAGCCACGAcgctctggccatcatggtatgggacaggctcgatggaccagctggtcttttcctgcccccaaATTTTGTATGCTCTTATTTAGCTGCCTTGTCTTCGTTGATTCCTCCTACTGTTCATCTCTTGCAGTCTTAAGCAGTGGGGCTATTTTACCATGGGTGGCATCccagctgagcccaatcttgtcctcagcTGAGGCATGCTTTCCAATGTGGTCACTGGATTTTTGACCAGGAGCAAGCAGGAATTGCCTAAGCTTAAATTGCAGAAAAAAGATTAATACTTTTGCAAAAATGGGGTTCTCCTATTGACTGTGCTGGTAAATAAATCACTTGGTGTggtaagaaaaaagaaagaacttgcatttatatagtgtgtttcacaacctcgggacatcctaaagcgttttacagccaatgaagtacttttgaagtgtagtcatcattgtaatgtaggaaacacggcacaacaaggtcccacaaacagcaatgagataatgtcttttttttaatgatgttggttgagggataaatgatggccaggacaccagggagatgtcccctgctctttttcgaagagTGTcgtgggatcctttatgtccagcaaagagggcagacggggccttggtttaatgtttcatctgaaagatgacatctctaacagtgcagcactccctcagtactgaaatgtcagcctaggtcACGTGCTCagatctttggagtgggacttgacctcacaaccttctgactcagagacgagactgctaccactgagccaaggctgatgcctTCGTGCTTAGACTAGCCTATACAAAATGCACAGCAGCATAACATCTTTGCATTCTAGTACGCTTGTAAGCTCATTACCATTAAGTGAGTGGGTTGGTTCTACAGTTAAACTGCTGACTACACTGGTCCACAACCAGTCTTCTACCTTTGTATAATTTGGGAATTTTATCAGTCAGAGATCCTTTGAGTCCTCTAATGACCAGTCTCTCCAGAATGGGCGACAACCCCTTGAGTATATACTTAAAAGGTGGGTTTAAGGAACAATTTaaagatacatttttaaaaattcattctcggggatgtgggcgtcgctggcaaggccggcatttattgcccatccctagttgctccttGAGAAGATgctgctgagccgccttcttgtaaccgctgcagtccgtgtgacctCCTGCTTCCTGCCGGGTTCAGGCGGGAGTCTGACAGATGAGGTCCGGGAGTTATAATTGGTATGTTAGCTGACAGCAAAGAAAGTTCCTCAGCAGGCACAGTTCCTATAACTAAGCAGAAATAGACCTGATTATGCGAGACAGTTTATCGAAAGGGAAACACTGGccaaacacccacatcccatgccaGGACAGCAACCAAAATTAAGTGCTGGAAGTGAAACAGTAGTTTCAGAGGAAACACAtcatttaagaaagaacttgcatttatatagcacctttcacaacctcaggatgtcccaaagcactatatagtcaattaagtactttttgaagtgtagtcactgttgtaatattggaaatttgcacacagcaagctcccacaaacagcaatgtgataatggccaggtaatctgttttagtgatgttggttgagggataaatatcaaccAGGACAACtcctctactcttctttgaaatagtgccatgggatattttgcatccacctgagagaacaggtTTAACATCccttctgaaagatggcacctctgacagtgcagcactccctcagtactgcactggaagtatcagcctagattttgtgctcaagtctctgaagtgggacgtgaacccacaaccttctgactcaggaacgagagtgctaccaactgagccaaggctaacacatgTAGCCCACGAGCACTTTAGCAGGAAAGGCCTCTCGACATTTTCAGGACAGACCACCTGAGCAAGAGAAGAGGAAGATTCTTTCAAGTAACAACAGTGAGTAACCGtcctcctgggggggggggggggggcagtgatttgATAAGAagatttctgtattttaccttatATGATTCTGAAAGAGCTGGAATTAAAATGAAAGGAGATGGATTGTCAATGGAACCAGGCCAGGTTGATTGATCTGGAAAGTTAGTCAGGATTTGGGGGCTTTGTTTAGTTGCTAACTAAATTGTACATTAACAGGCCCTCAGAAACCAGaagatgcccatcagccttctatGTAATAGGTTGCACCACTGTGTCTTTAATCATGGACAATTGACAGATTTAACTTCAGAGGCAATTATTCATTTGCATTCAGGAGGCGGCTATAGTGCTGCTCAGGTGCTTCAGCTATATTATGGAGAGCTCGCCTAACTAATATTTCTTATGGGGCCACAATAAGTCTATGCACATTGTGTACTCAGGCTCCCAACATCCTTCAAACTGGCCAgccacaaataaaaagaaaggaaaaacttgcatttatatagtgcctttcatggcttCAGGCCgccccagagtgctttacagccaatgaagtactttttgaagtgtagtcactgttgtgatgtaggaaacactgcatccaatttgcacacagcaagatcccacaaacagcaattccaCCACTGTCGCTGTGCTGTCCAACTGCTTATCGGGCATTAAGTTGTGGCTAGCCAGATCTTTCCCCAGCTCAACACTGGGAAGGCTAAAGCCATTCTGTTCAAGACCTGCAGGAATTTGGCACCTTAATTCTGATTATCATCCTTCCCAGCTGCTCATGCAGCTGAACTCGATCGTGTGTAACCTCAGTGTCCTGTTTGGCCAGAGTTTCAAACCCCGCATCTAGTGCATTACTAAGACAGCTTTCTTTCATCTCCCTAACATCATCTGCCTCTATCCCTATCTCACCCTTATTGAAAACCTCATCcacacctttgttacctccaggcacTCTCCTCATCAGCCACCCAAGTTCCATTCTATACAAAATCCACCTCAACCTATCACCTCTGATATTATCAACCTCCACTGACTCCCTATCCTCCAGCATATTGATTTCAAAATCAGCATCCTCATTTATAAATCCCCCTGTTACGTcacctcaccccaccactacaacctcctccagcactatgaTTCAAATAGCACCAGCTCTGGCTTACTGGGCAACTGTTCCATCTGTGCATCCTCCTCTCTACCATTGGTGGCACCCATCACACCCCTGTAACTCTTTTCCCTTACAACGCCCCCCCAAATCTCCCCTCCTACATGGTCATGTTCTCATTGGaaaagagaaagttgagaggtgaCATTATTGCTGTTTGTCGGATTCTAATGGGAACTAGATAATTTAGACCATGACATGCTATTTTACCTTGTCCTGAACCAGAGGAAACGggtgaaggggggtaaattcaaaactaatctgtggaaacaatattttaGTGAGCGAGTGGTTAATCTATGGATCAGACTTccgagggagatggtggaagcagttagtattgattcaatcAAATGCAAATTTCAGAAAATAACACTTTGGGATACAatatctgagtaatttgagacatgacatgtggtatgtACAACATGCTTGGTAGGAAAAagttgactttggacctctggttctcaaagctctccaccactggggttttccctcgcctcatttctgggtctgttgtagactaattgaatgCTATGATTAGTCAGCAACTCCATTATAATTGTGtcgtgcgactaccaggatggttacattaggaaaaagagggtggtcaggagcagtgttggccccttaaaaactgaaagtggggatattgtcactgacaatggggaaatggcggacatgttgaacaatttctttgcgtcagtatttacagtagaaaaagaggatagcatgccggaaatcccaagaaaactaatattgaatcggggacgggGACTCGATaagattaatataagtaaagcaacagtaatgaagaaaataatagcactaaagagtgacaaatccccaggaccagatggtttccatcccagggtttaaaagtaggtaggtgagcacattgcagatgccctaactataatctttcaaagttctctagattcaggaactgtctctctagattggaaaattacacatgtcactccgctttttaagaaaggagagagagggaaaccagggaatgatagatcagttagcctaacatctgttgtggggaaaatgctggagtctataattaaggatagggtgactgaacacctcgagaattttcagttaatcagagagagccagcatggatttgtgaaaggtaggtcgtgcctgacaaacctgattgaattttttgaagaggtgactaaagtagtggacaggggaatgtcaatggatgttatttatatggacttccagaaggcatttgataaggtcccacataagagactgttagctaagatagaagcccatggaattgagggaaaagtacggacttggttaggaagttggctgagcgaaaggcgacagagagtacggataatgggaaggtactcacattggcaggatgtgactagtggagtcccgcagggatctgtcttggggcctcaaatattcacaatatttattaacgacttagatgaaggcatagaaagtctcatatctaagtttgccgatgacacaaagattgatggcattgtaagcagtgtagatgaaaacataaaattacaaagggatattgatagattaggtgaatggacaaagctgtggcaaatggaattcaatgtaaataaatgtgaggtcatccactttggatcaaaaaaggatagaacagggtactttctaaatggtaaaaagataaaaacagtggatgtccaaagggacttaggggtacaggtacatagatcattgaagtgtcatgagcaggtgcagaaaataatctagaaggctaatggaatgctggcctttatatctagaggactggagtacaagggggcagaagttatgctgcagctatacaaaaccctggttagatcgcacctggagtactgtgagcagttccgggcaccgcaccttcggaaggacatattggccttggagggagtgcagcgtaggtttactagaatgatacccggacttcaagggttaagttacgaggagagattacacaaattgaggttgtattctctagagttttgaaggttaagggtgatctgatcgaagcttataagatattaaggggaacagatagggtggatagagagaaactatttccgctggttggggattctaggagtagggggcacagtctaaaaattaaagccagacccttcaggagcgagattagaaaacatttctacacacaaagggttgtagaagtttggaactctcttccgcaaatggaaattgatactagctcaattgctaaatttaaatctgagatagatagctttttggcaaccaaaggtattaagggatatgggccaaaggcaggtatatggagttagatcacagatcagccatgatcttatcaaatggcggagcaggcacgaggagctgaatggcctactcctgtttctatgttcctaaggtagaaggcaaactagatggaccttggtcttttttttgtccgtctagcaattcctatgtaagAGCCTCCTCCAAACCCACCCCATCGGTCACGGGTCCCTAGCACCTGCAGGGTTTTCCACTGGTCTCTGTGAAAAGCCTGGGCATGTCAAAGATACTAAGTACAAGTTGTTGCCTCTGTGCCATGTTATAtggacgatgtggagatgccggtgatggactggggtggacaaatgtaaggagtcgcacaacaccaggttatagtccaacagctttatttgaaatcacaggctttcagagctttgctccttcctcaggtgagtgaaggagcaaagctccgaaagcttgtgatttcaaataaagttgttggactataacctggtcttGCGCGACTCCTTACATGCGTTATATGGAGGGCATGAtgttttttccacatcgttcacctgaggaaggaggaagcctccgaaagcttgtgaatttaaaataaaattgctggactataacttggtgttgtaaaattgtttacaattatatggagggagggagggagaagttggGACTCACGTGACGCAGGGGCTTTCCCTGGGTGACGTCACGGCGCCGTGTTGCAAGGTTCTAGAACGTGGTGTtgcgatttttttttgttgtttccaAACATTCGGCAGCGGCTGGAACCCGGAGCCAGAGACAGAGCCGCcgggggctgggctgggctgggcggcGGGCAAATCCGTGCCCATGCCCGGCTTTCCTCCCGCCTGGCAGCCATGAGCCGCCCGTCATCGGCCGGAGCGAGCAGCagcagcggcggcggcggcggcggcaaaACCGGCAAACACACGGCGCCATCGCCGGCCCCGAGCGGCCTGTCagtggcggcggcggcggctgcAGCTTCTTCTTCCGCCGCCGCCGCCGTCGTCGCCGCTGCTGGGGCCGTAGGCGGGTGCGGAACGACGACGACGACGGCGGCGGCGGCTGCGATCATCGGTGCTGGTGTCGCTTCTCCCCCTCCGCCgcttcaccatcaccaccaccaccagcagcagcaacaacagcacCAGGCGGCggtggcagcagcagcagcagccgccGCCGCCGCTGCTGCCGCCGCGGCTCAGGAGCTGACCTCGCTCTTCGAGTGCCCCGTCTGCTTCGACTACGTGTTGCCGCCCATCCTGCAATGTCAGGCCGGGCATTTGGTGTGCAACACCTGCAGGCAGAAGTTGACCTGTTGCCCGACCTGCAGGGGCTCCCTCACCCCCAGTATTAGAAACCTGGCCATGGAGAAAGTAGCTTCGGCCGTGCTCTTCCCTTGTAAGGTAAGGTCCTTCCGTATCTGATGTAGTTTGGGGTCTGCAGTGACGTTTTTCATTCTGTCTTCCTCTCTTGGATAGACCTTTGCATCACTGATGTCTGTATAGGCTTCAAATTCCAAAGCCAACCCTCATTATCTTGTCAGCTTTCAATAATTCCAGGTATTTAAGATTAGAAGTTTTGATTGGTGAAGTGCCTCTTGGATAGCTGCCTGAAGCTGTCTCCTCTTCATCCTCAAAAGCTGTTTCCTCTTCAGTGTCGCTCCATGGCTGGTCGGCAGGAGATATGCTTCAAGGGAAATCCTTTGTGTGCTTCCAGGGTCAACTCCTTTGCATAGCTTCCTCAGATGATTGGTTCTGCATTCCCTTGGATTCTGGTACCATGGAACAGTAAACCTACCCTCCAATGGCCCATCTGCCCTTGCCGTGATGGTTGTTTATGGCAGAATGGTCCTGGTCACGGAGGCACATGTGCCCCGTTTATACTCCTCCTGACCCGTGGGTCTTGCATGGCCAACAGAAGCATCAACATTTAAAGTTGCCAGATTTGCTATGGCAAGCGGGTGGGAGGACATTTTTTTAAGGCTGGCGCTTGGTAAATCTGGCAAGTCTACTTTGGTGTTGCCGCCGGCCATGTGAAAGTTGAGTTGGCAGCTGATGGCGTCAAGAGTGGTATGAAACTGGCGAAGAGAGTCTTTCGAGCCCAGGAGGTGAAGCTGAGAAGAGACTGATGCTTAGTATCAGAGGAAGGAGTGAGTCACAAGGAAAGACTGGAGGAACTTGACCGTTCAGTCTTGGAAGAAGGTGACTGAGAGGAAACCTCATGGAGTGTATAAAATCGTGAATGGAGTCGAAAAGacaaatctggaaaaaaaaatacttcaaacTAAACCGTGATAGGGCACAAGTTGAAACTAGCAGAAGGCAAATGTAGGACTGATTTTCTGGAAATAATATACAGAGTGAGGAACACACAGTAGGAAGTCTGGTTAGGGTAGCAGGTGAAAATTGTTGATTTAAGAAGCCATTGATTGCTGTGATGGATGGGGCTGTAGGTTTGATGCATGAGATAGgataggctgaatggctttcCTTATCTATTAGTTTTATAATTTAGAAATTCATTTGTTTTGATCTTGGTTAGaattgtcctttttaaaaaaaaaaatggtttcTTGTAAGCTCTGATTTGTGCATCAAACATTGTTAATCCCTTCGCTGTGGGGTGAGCGTATTTCAGCAGGTCCTCAAGTGCTGCCCGTCTAATGCTGGGTTCAGCACGTGACACTGTTTAAAATTAAAAGTTTAGTAGTAACTGCTAGTTATGAATTACTTATTAATGAACCTATCACTTTTTTATGTGTAAAGCatgtttctaattttttttattcattctggcCCTGAGTCAGGGTCATTCCAAATGAATGCCAGGACTTGCATTTCTGTGCAGATATATATTTGAAGAGTTGTAGTACATTCACAGTTGAAACAAGATGTGCTGTCCTTTTCTGTAGAAGTTCtcttctaaacctctctgcctctctacctctctctcctccttcaagatgctccttaaaacctacctctttgatcaaacttttggtcacctgtcctaacatctccttacgtggctcagtgtcaaattttgtttgataacactcctgtgaagtgccttgggacattttactatgttaacagtgctatataaatgtaagttgttgttcttCTCAGATTTACTTAGTGATTTGGCTGCTTGGCCTACAGAACGCTGGATTTCCAATTAGAAGGTTAAGGGTCCCAGGGCTATTGTGCCTCTGTCCCTTTTATCTAATTGAATAACTCCAACCGAAAGTTACACCAACAGCAAATATAATCGGCTCGCATTCAGCATAGAGTCCCCTTATGGGTCTGGCCGGGGACAGGCTGACCTCTCTGCCGACCTGTGCGGACCAGTATTGTTGGCTGGTACGTACCTTCCCCCGATGTCAGCAAGGTCCTGTTCAGATATGTGAATCCTACCCTTGCGCAGTTACCCATTGATGAATCACCTGCAAGGTAGGGATGGGGCAGATTTGGTACTGGGAATGAATTCAAGCTCATCACCAAAATAACAAGGGATAAATTGGAGGAAATGTTTTCTTTTATTatcgggatgtgggtgatgctggcaaggctgcttttattgcccatccatacttgccctgtgaaggtggtggtgggcctccttcttgaaccttcAGTCCATGTGcttatggtgctcccacaataatattaggcagggaattccaggatactgacccaatgatgaaggaacgacgatatatgtccaagtcaggatgatgggggaacttggaggtgatggtgctcccatgacaatgctgctcttgcccttttacacagagggttgtcaaGACATGGAAGGTTCTACCAGACACAGTGGTGGAAGCAATATGcacaatagcttttaaaagggaagtggataaatatttgaaaaataaatatttaaaagggTGCTGGGAATCGGAGTAAGAGGATAGTTTGGAGAGCCAGCacagggttgaatggcctctttctgtgctgtaaagctcTGTGATTCTGTAAGAAGTGAAAGTGGCTCATTCATGTAAAAAGGGATGACTGAGAAGGCAGCAGCCTAGCCAACCCCATTCCCAGGAGAAGAAATTGCTGACATATTGCAGAACCACTGGTGCTAATGACAGCGGAAATGTGGTGGCAGCATGGTAAAGGTAAGGAGGTGGCATTGTTGCTGTGACTTGCTCTCCCGGTGGCTGTTCACAGTAGCACTGGTGAGAGGCCTGGTAGTGCACTGCCTCTCCACCCTCTTGGCTGGGGTAGGATGCAGAATGACATTTCAACTCCCCATTCTGAATTCATCTTTTTGTAAGTGCAGCTGTTGGGAGGTAATGACGAACACACCGATACCCCTTTGAAGTATGAAATAGCACTAGAAGATGGCCAGGCGGATTGGAAAAATttgatctctctcactctttttctctttctctctctctctctctctctctctccaattacTTTGCAAAGTGCACTTGGCTCTCCATTATAATGGTGAATTTGAAaacagggaattggatgtatacttgaaaaggaaaaatttgcagggcaatggggaaagagcagggaagtgggactaatcagatagctctttcaaagagccggctcaggcacgatgggccgaatggccacctcctatgctgtatgattctaggaaGAGTGAGGGAGCCAGACCGAGAGAATACAAATATGTTTCTGTTGATCAGCTGTCAACCTTTTTGACTTGCTGCTCCTACATCTGTACCGCATTTGATCCCAGCAGACTTGAGGACCAGGTGTAGTAACACATTTGACATTGGTTCCAGTGCGCTGGGCTCTCTTATCTCATCAATACCTTGGACATGTTCTCCAGTGTCTCTCACCTGGCTCTTAAACACTGCTTTCATCAGTTCTGGTGTAAATGCAGAGACCCTGTGACCAAAAGATTCATTTTTGCGTTGTTCACTCGGAAGCTAAAGTTCATCATGCAGTCAGTCGGATGGGATTCTTTTGCAAAAATCCAAATTTAATGGAAGCGCTCAATGAGGCATTCAAAGTATCAAGTGTTTCTACGCCATATGAAGAATGCTTTCACACAAAAAATGCACACTGTGTTACTTTTTAAGCCTGTTTTGGCAAGCAAGGATAATCACAGGCTTCTAATGAGGTCAGTGCGTTTTGTTTAAAGTGGTAACATGTTGCAGGCCAGTATCCTGCTATTTTTCTGGCAAACTAGCCCAATCTAGTGGCTCAGTGGATGATGTACTGCTCattgtggtactgaaccatacaaactaggaaagacagacttgcatttatatagcccctttcacgtcctcaggacgtcccaaagcactttacagccaatgaagtacttttgaagcatagtcactgttgtaatttaggaaatgtggcagccaatttgcgcacagcaaggtcccacaaacagcaatgtgacaatgaccagataatctgttttagtgatgttagttgagggataattattagccaggagaactccccggctcctcttcgaaatagtgccatgggctctttcacctgagagggcagacggggcctcggtttaatgtctcatctgaaagacggcacctctgaaggtgcagcgctccctcagtactgcgctgggagcgtcagcctagattttgtgctcaagtccctggagtgagacttgaacccacgaccttctgactcaagaggcaagggtgctaccgaTTGAGCCATGGCAGACACCTAAGGAAGTTCCAGATTtgttcctggtctgtgcagtTAGCTGAATGTAGCTGTGGGGTGCTACAACCTGCCTCAGCACCCCATGGACACAGAGTG encodes the following:
- the LOC137331280 gene encoding E3 ubiquitin-protein ligase SIAH2-like, with product MSRPSSAGASSSSGGGGGGKTGKHTAPSPAPSGLSVAAAAAAASSSAAAAVVAAAGAVGGCGTTTTTAAAAAIIGAGVASPPPPLHHHHHHQQQQQQHQAAVAAAAAAAAAAAAAAAQELTSLFECPVCFDYVLPPILQCQAGHLVCNTCRQKLTCCPTCRGSLTPSIRNLAMEKVASAVLFPCKYASTGCLLTLHHTEKPDHEDACEYRPYSCPCPGASCKWQGSLEQVMSHLVHVHKSITTLQGEDIVFLATDINLPGAVDWVMMQSCFGRHFMLVLEKQEKYEGHQQFFAIVLLIGARKQAENFAYRLELNGNRRRLTWEATPRSIHDGVATAIMNSDCLVFDAAIAHLFADNGNLGINVTISTCCS